The window TTATCTATAATATACACCATCCAACAGTCATCATAACTGGTCATATATAAACAGGGATATGGGTATGATAGCGTTTAATTGTTTACCACTAATTCACATGACCACATTACCAGTCTCCAGGCTGCACCCATTaaaagtcattgagagaggagaTAAGCATTTCCTTAGGTGATGCGTTGAGGTGGAAGTTCTGGCTCCTGGTCTTGGCTAAGTGTATCCTGAGGGGATCATAAAGCTACCACGGTGTGTTCTACGAGTACTCCTGGACCCCAGGGTCAACACTAACTACATGGATTTATAACGTGTTTAAATTGATGGAATATTACTCTCATCAACATAACAATGCCCACGCCATCACATGACTGAGAATCTGAAACCTTCATTAATTAACGCACATCTTTGTACGGGCTATGTTTGTACTGGGACTCGGGCTACACTTTTGCAGGTTAATTATCCACACATCTGCTGCTGGGGGAAGTAAGCTAAGGATGTTTTTGAAACAGGACTGCAGAGGTATCCTCATCACCTTACCTAATCAATATCAGTAGTCCAGTAAATATCAGTTGGTTTTATACAAAAAAATGACAGAGCTGACCTTGATTAgcatttttattttaccatttCAATGCAGGAGTCCTTGGTCTTTCCGGTCCTCAAAGGAGATCTGTTGTATTTGTTCTTGGTAAGAATACAAATCAGAGATGTTGTAATATCTGATTATCCCTGATTGTTTTAATAGCTGAGAGATTTAATAAGCTTTGATTATAACTCATTTGATTATTAATTCATTATCATTTAGTGCTTTTGAATCTAACCATTAAGAAAACTGTGGGAGACCAACTCCCAACTTCCACAAATGACCCCAAGATGACTGAAGCTCAAACCACCCAACCCACCACAACCATCAGCAAACTGTATCCTATATGCACAACCAGGTCAAAGACTGAAAACAGCCAAACCATTCACACCACCACTGTCCCTCCAGGAAGAGACTACTACAATACAGACCGCAACAAAGAAGTCTTCCCTACATCCCAGACTGGGGGAGAATACACCAGAGCTCAAGATTACATCACAAACATCTCTACACTCAAGACTGAGAGAAACGACACAGAAGATGATATTAACGTCACCCATTCTTTCAAGAATGAGATGGTGAAGTATAGTGATGTCATACCAACATCTCAGTCCAATGGAAACCATACTCAAGATGGGGGCAAGGACTTTGATGACCAAGGCTCCATTGCCTCCGATATGACCCAAACTGAGAACTATAATATCACCACAGAGCCTACCCCTACAGCTACTGCAAGATCCACAATGGGAGACATGACTGTAAATGCTGCTTTAACCAGAAAGAAGGTACTAGATATTTCTTGCAAATGAATGCAAAATGCTGGCAATTTTGGCAGAAATGTCAACTCTTCAACATACATTATAATTTGCTTTCCTTCACAGATGAGGTCTTGTAAAATATTTAGCTGTATCGGCATAACGTGCTACAAACATGTGAAGGTCATGGAGGACTTGTGTGAGGAGGGTATGGACTTCTGTGAGGTAAGAAGAGACCCATTCCTTCTAACAAATGTCTTTATGATGCAATGTCAACTCAATTGGCTTGGTTatcaacatgtcagttcatctaGATCTAAACTATTCATGGATGAAGTGTTGTTTTTGTTAATTATGATGATTCTTCTACTCCTGATGGtgatgatattgatgatgatAAGTACAACTTATACACCATCCCACAGCTCAAGAAAGCCTCAAGCCAGGTCACCTGGAATACCTACGTGGCCGTGTGGAGTGCTGGATGCGCCAGAGACTGCAGACAGAGCACTAAGTGTGGTCCCTTCAGCTCGTACCAATGCCACAATGAGTGTTGTGTGGctgggtctgtctcctgtctcagaCTGGATGGTTCTCTCAACATGCCTGTCAACTCTGCCTGCTGTGGCCTGGGGAGTCTCTCCCTCCTGGCTCTGAGTGTAACCTCTCTACTGGACAATCTACTCAACACTCGCTAATTTACTAACCTTCATGTGACATTAGACTCACTTTAGAATGCAGAGGGTTTAGTATGGATCGACTAAATGcatatttcagttttgtcatatcCACTGCTTGGGCGTCATTGGTTCTTTCATGTTTTCTTCATCTGTGAATGCAAGCTCTTGTGAAAATAAAACTGTTTTCCAGCTTTATGTTGTTCTTAAATAACACATCCCAACCTCTAGTGGATCCAGTCATGGGTTTGAGTGGGCTGTTCTTCTGTGGGAGTTACTGCCTGGGGATACATAGGCCTAGAATGAACCCGCTATGGACCAATTACTGTTCACAATGAGTTCAACTCAGACAATTAGACTCATACCTCAACTATGTTACGCCTCAACCATGTTGATCATTATATTTCTCGGATTCTCATCAAGATTGTATCACTGTCAGGTTCACAAAAAAAGGTATTTCAGATGGTGTGCAGTGTGTTCAGCAATAATTAATCTTCACAAGATGGCGCTATAGCACAGTTATATCCAGGAGCTATAGCGTATACATGTATCTGCCAAAACAATAGAAACGGTTGAGTAAATAAGGGATACAAAGTATGTTGAAAGCAGGTGCGAGTCCTGAGTTAATTCATCAATTAACATCCCATTTTACTTTGGGTCATGTATAAATtactgggcaggccattatttagGCTACAATGGCTATGCCACCGGCCATAGGATGACTATGCccacatccacagggcacgagtagTCACTGAATGGTTGATGAGTTtacatgaaaacgatgtaaaccatacgCCATGACCGTCTCAGTCATCAGATCTCAACCTCATGCCACCGTGCATTGAAATTgctctggctcgtggtggcccatgttggtgtttcctttattttgtcagttaccggTCGTTTACTTCactgagtgagggagggagggcgacgGTTCACGGTTGAGTGAGTTAAGTCTGGGCGGAAAGAGGAAGCTGGTTAAATAGGCTGCTAGGGTGACTACGATGTAGCAACACTGTAACAACGGAGGAATCGATTTTGAAACAGAATGAACAAAGCGGAAGACATTTTATAAAGACAAACGACCTTGTAGTTATTTTTGACTGCATTTACGTGGTGAACTTTCAAAACTGTGAGTAGCTAGGGATTGTTATTGAAACGTGGCAACATTTCTGTGCAGCGTCCTGATGAATGAGTGCTTCTTAGTAGCAACAAGTAAAATAGTTTTGATGATAGCCTAAACTCGCTGAGGAATGCCGAGATTGTAGTTGACTTTGTATTAGGTTACTGTAGTTTCAAACCGTTTAACCAATAGTCCGTTAATCTCAACAAAATGAAATGCATTTGTAGCTGCTGTCGTGAAAGCCTACTGTTACTTGATACATTTTCTAACCCTCTACTTCTCATTTCAATTGCAACCCAGTGAGTGTGTCACCTTTGTTACCATGTATGAGGATGAATGAGACCGTGCTCTTTGTCGAGGAAGAAGAGGCGGACAAGACAAATCAGCAGGTTGAAGAGGACAATGTCTCCAGGAAGATGGTTACTGTCGACTGGGACCAATGGGACAAGCTACTGCTGCCCTCTACACTGGACTCTGGTGTGCACAGTCTGGACACAGTGTATGACAGAACCACTGTGATGATTGAACAAGACCCAGTGGGTTCTAGAACTGTCaataaagaggaggaagaggacatgaTGATGTACCTACATGAGGGATGTGAGACGGAGGGCCGTGGAGGTCTGGAAGACCACTGGCAGGCCATGTCACAGGGGTACATCCACCACACCATCTCCCAGGACCAGATCCAGTTCACCATCAACCCTGGTTCCACACCCATGCCACGGCACATCCAGGGGGCcaccatcacactgcactctGAGTGCCCAGATACCCACCACAGCGAGGTAAGCCTTGATATCCAAagacctgaagacttgtgttagctccTTGAGCTAATGCCTAGGTTTTGGCCCAGTGGGCTATTCCCTGGTTCAACCCCAGTCGGTCACATAAACCTGTTTTGATATCTGAGCATGTTCTGTATTTATTTGGATATGTTGTCAGGAAAACTCACTC of the Oncorhynchus kisutch isolate 150728-3 linkage group LG17, Okis_V2, whole genome shotgun sequence genome contains:
- the LOC109907384 gene encoding uncharacterized protein LOC109907384 isoform X1; the protein is MFVLGLGLHFCRLIIHTSAAGGSKLRMFLKQDCRGVLGLSGPQRRSVVFVLVLLNLTIKKTVGDQLPTSTNDPKMTEAQTTQPTTTISKLYPICTTRSKTENSQTIHTTTVPPGRDYYNTDRNKEVFPTSQTGGEYTRAQDYITNISTLKTERNDTEDDINVTHSFKNEMVKYSDVIPTSQSNGNHTQDGGKDFDDQGSIASDMTQTENYNITTEPTPTATARSTMGDMTVNAALTRKKMRSCKIFSCIGITCYKHVKVMEDLCEEGMDFCELKKASSQVTWNTYVAVWSAGCARDCRQSTKCGPFSSYQCHNECCVAGSVSCLRLDGSLNMPVNSACCGLGSLSLLALSVTSLLDNLLNTR
- the LOC109907384 gene encoding uncharacterized protein LOC109907384 isoform X2, whose translation is MTELTLISIFILPFQCRSPWSFRSSKEICCICSWSKTENSQTIHTTTVPPGRDYYNTDRNKEVFPTSQTGGEYTRAQDYITNISTLKTERNDTEDDINVTHSFKNEMVKYSDVIPTSQSNGNHTQDGGKDFDDQGSIASDMTQTENYNITTEPTPTATARSTMGDMTVNAALTRKKMRSCKIFSCIGITCYKHVKVMEDLCEEGMDFCELKKASSQVTWNTYVAVWSAGCARDCRQSTKCGPFSSYQCHNECCVAGSVSCLRLDGSLNMPVNSACCGLGSLSLLALSVTSLLDNLLNTR
- the LOC109907384 gene encoding uncharacterized protein LOC109907384 isoform X3; translation: MTEAQTTQPTTTISKLYPICTTRSKTENSQTIHTTTVPPGRDYYNTDRNKEVFPTSQTGGEYTRAQDYITNISTLKTERNDTEDDINVTHSFKNEMVKYSDVIPTSQSNGNHTQDGGKDFDDQGSIASDMTQTENYNITTEPTPTATARSTMGDMTVNAALTRKKMRSCKIFSCIGITCYKHVKVMEDLCEEGMDFCELKKASSQVTWNTYVAVWSAGCARDCRQSTKCGPFSSYQCHNECCVAGSVSCLRLDGSLNMPVNSACCGLGSLSLLALSVTSLLDNLLNTR
- the LOC109907384 gene encoding uncharacterized protein LOC109907384 isoform X4, translated to MVKYSDVIPTSQSNGNHTQDGGKDFDDQGSIASDMTQTENYNITTEPTPTATARSTMGDMTVNAALTRKKMRSCKIFSCIGITCYKHVKVMEDLCEEGMDFCELKKASSQVTWNTYVAVWSAGCARDCRQSTKCGPFSSYQCHNECCVAGSVSCLRLDGSLNMPVNSACCGLGSLSLLALSVTSLLDNLLNTR